The following nucleotide sequence is from Gemmatimonadaceae bacterium.
GATGCGCGATCACGAAGGTCGTGCGGCCCGCGAGCAACGTGGACATCGACGCCTGGATGAGCTGCTCGCTTTCGGTATCGAGATTGCTCGTCGCCTCGTCGAGGATGAGAATCTGCGGCGCCTTGAGAAAGGCGCGCGCAATGGCGAGGCGCTGCTGCTGGCCGCCCGACAGCTTCACGCCGCGCTCGCCGATGAACGTCTCGTAGCCTTCGGGCAGCTCGAGGATGAACTCGTGCGCGTTCGCTCGCCGCGCGGCATCGAGGATGTCCGCGTCGCTCGCGTCGTGCCGTCCGTAGGCGATGTTCTCGCGAACGGACCCGTCGAACAGGAACACGTCCTGTTGCACGATGGCCAACAGATCGCGGTAGGTTCGCAGCCGAAAGTCGCGAATGTCGACGTCGTTGAGCAGAATTCGTCCGCGCGTCGGGTCATGGAAGCGCGCGACCAGATCGGTAACCGTCGTCTTGCCGGCGCCGCTCCGTCCAACCAGCGCCACCACGGAGCCGCCGCGCACGCTGACGTTGAAGTCGCGAACGACGGGCCGGCCTTCACGATACTCAAATTCGACATCCTCGAACCGAATCTCCTCGACATGCCGTGGAGCGTTGGTCGCATGCGGTCGATCCGGCTTGTCATCCTCCATGCCGAGCACTTCGAACACACGCTCCATGGCGGCGAGCGCGCGTTGCAGCTCGGAGAACGAGTTCACGATGTTCCATACCGGATTGAGGAGCAGCATCGTGTACCACTGGAACGCCATGATGTCGCCGACGGAGGCGCGGCGGTTGAGGTTGAGCCAACCGCCGTACCACACGATCACGACGTTCACGGCGCTCAGCAGCAGCCCCCACGAGGTCCACAGCACGAGCTCCCGCCGATGCGCGAACAGTTCCTTGCGCAGAATCCCATGCCGCCCGCGCATGTACTCCAGCAACTCCGCCATCTCGCGCCGGAACGCACGCACCACCCGAATACCGGAGAACGTCTCGCCGACCCGGCCGTCGATGATCTCCGAATCCTTTCGGACGACGCGGTAGATGGGGCGCACGCGCCGCGCGAAGACGAAGCTCAACAGCATGACGCCGGGGATGAGCGCCATCGCCGTGAGCGCGAGACGCCAGTTGAGCGTGAAGAGAACGCTCATCGCGAACACGAGACGCGCGAGCGACAGCACGGGCGAAAGCACGGCCATCTGGAACAGGCCGGTGGTCGTCTCCACATCGCCCGAGATGCGCGACAGGATGCCGCCGGTCTTCATGTCCCACAGCTTCGGCAGCGGCAGGTGCAGCAGCCGCTGATACAATGACCGCCGCAACGTCAGCATCATCCGAACGTTCAGGATGCGCTGGCGATAGTCCTTCACCACGCCGATCAACGCCGAAACGATCACGACGGCCAGGAACGTCATGCCGGCGAGATTCAGCCGCGCGATACGCGCTGCAAGACCCAACGCCTGATTCAGCAGCACGTGATCGGTGATGTACCGCAGAAAGAGGGGCTCGACCATCTGCATGCCGGCGGTGATCAGCGACAGCACGAACACGACGGCGACCGCGCGCCGATGTGGGCGCAGCCAACGCAGATAGTCGCGCGCATACTGCCGACGCGAACCCTTCCGCAGCCCTTTCAGAATCCCTTTCGGACGCTCGACTTCCGGCGCCGGCGCCGGCTCGGGCACCTTCGACCCGCTGTTCTGCGCGTCGATCGACTCGTCGAGCCGCCCGCGCTTGTAATCCTCCACGAACGCGGCGTATCGCTGACGCGACGTGCGAGGCGGCGGAGCGGGCGGGGGCGGTTGTTTACTCATGCAAGCCCCGCACTCGGCCAGGGTGGCGACTGGAACCTAGAAGTACTTGAAACTAGAAGTACTTGAGAATGCTCTGCGGATTTCGGCGCTTGATCTCACCGTACCACCGGCAAAGCGGATATGCCAGTGCGATGACGACGGCGTATACGACGTACAGCAGCAACAAGCTCCACCGCTGATTGTTCGGCGTCTCGACATACGGCGCATTCGCGAACCAACCGAAGTGCGTCGTCCCGTCGCGCAACTTCCACGCGACGAGCGAGAGCGCGTGAATCAGCGGAATGTGCAGTAGATAGTAAAACATCGGCACGCGGCCAAATGTCGCAAGGGCGCGCGAGACCCGCCCCCGCGCGCGGTCCGCGTATGGGAGGACGGCGATCGTCGGCCCGAGCGTCATCAGCAGGAACAACTGTGAATCGCGGTACTTGTTCTGGCCGAGGAGCCGGAACAGGAACGGGACGCCATCCTGCGCATGAGTCGCGGCCAGAAAGCTGCCGACCACGAGAAAAAGCGCTGTCATCGTCACGCCGATCCGCAGGCACCAGCGATCACGATCGGCCGGCTCGCGCACCATGATGGCGCCGAACCCGTATCCGGCCATCATCACGCCGATCCACGGAATGATGTTGTACAGCACGATCACGTCGACGCCAACATGCGCTCCGCCGCCGAGATACAAAAACTGCCACACTACCTTCGCCGCGGGGAACGCCTGTGCGAGCGGACGCATGAGCGTCTGCAGCGCCATGATGCCGACGCCAATTCCGCCGACGGTTGCGGGGGAGAGCCGAACGAATGCAGCGAGAATCACCATGCACCAGCCGAGCATCCAGATGACGCCCGCGAGCATGGTGCTGAAGTTGAAGCCAAACGTCCACGCGACGTGGAGATAGGTGAGCTCGAGCGCGACGAGAATCGGGCCGCGCTCGACGAGGAAACGTGCGAGCGTCGATGGATCGCGCTTCCGGCCATACAGGAAGGCGCTCGTTCCGGCGAAGAACGCGAATCCTGGCGCGCAGAAGTGCGTGACCCATCGCGTGAAGAAGACGCCCGGCGTCGGACCGCCTGCCGGCACGCCCGAATAGACGCGAACATGGTCGATGGCCATCAACACCATGATGAGACCACGCACGACGTCAATAGACCCGATGCGACTCGATGCGCGCGACGGCGCGGTATCGGCGCTGTACGTCGTCAGGCCTGCTTCACGAGTCGTCACGCCCGCTGCACTCGTCGCACCCACGGCCACGCTCCGTCTGAGAAGACTCAAATGCTGCGCCTCATACCCGTCGTCGGCAACCGGCATGCGGCGAACGGTCCTGGCTGTGCCGTAAACGGCGTTGCGCCGCGCACGCGCGGCGCGTAGCATGGCGGCGTGAAAATGCCGCGCCGCGTACAACCCTGGATGATCGTCGCCGCCGCCTGGATCATTCCCGCCATCCTCGGCGCCGTCGATACGATTGGCCAACACGCGGTATGGGGTGGGACGCTCGAGTGGGGCGCGGTGCTGTTCTCGAGCATCGATTGGCTGATGTACGGCGCGTTCACGCCGCTGATTTTCCGATTGTCGGCGCGTTGGCCGCTCATGAGAAAGACGTGGAAGCGCAACATCCCGCGGCATCTCGCCATGTCGCTTCTGTTTTGCGTTGCGTGGGCGTCTGCCGGCGCGGTGCTCCGCGCCCTGATCTCGCGCGGCAAGTTCGACGGGGGCTTCGCGCACTGGTACGCCAGCTGGATTCTCACGACGCTGCCGTTCGGCGCGTCGGTGTATCTCGCGATGGTCGGCATCGAGCACGCGATCCGCTACTTCAGCGAGGCGCGCGATCGCGAAACGCAATTGGCTCGGATGGCCGAGCAGTTGACCGGAGCGAAGCTCGCGACGCTCCAGGCGCAGCTCAATCCG
It contains:
- a CDS encoding ABC transporter ATP-binding protein encodes the protein MSKQPPPPAPPPRTSRQRYAAFVEDYKRGRLDESIDAQNSGSKVPEPAPAPEVERPKGILKGLRKGSRRQYARDYLRWLRPHRRAVAVVFVLSLITAGMQMVEPLFLRYITDHVLLNQALGLAARIARLNLAGMTFLAVVIVSALIGVVKDYRQRILNVRMMLTLRRSLYQRLLHLPLPKLWDMKTGGILSRISGDVETTTGLFQMAVLSPVLSLARLVFAMSVLFTLNWRLALTAMALIPGVMLLSFVFARRVRPIYRVVRKDSEIIDGRVGETFSGIRVVRAFRREMAELLEYMRGRHGILRKELFAHRRELVLWTSWGLLLSAVNVVIVWYGGWLNLNRRASVGDIMAFQWYTMLLLNPVWNIVNSFSELQRALAAMERVFEVLGMEDDKPDRPHATNAPRHVEEIRFEDVEFEYREGRPVVRDFNVSVRGGSVVALVGRSGAGKTTVTDLVARFHDPTRGRILLNDVDIRDFRLRTYRDLLAIVQQDVFLFDGSVRENIAYGRHDASDADILDAARRANAHEFILELPEGYETFIGERGVKLSGGQQQRLAIARAFLKAPQILILDEATSNLDTESEQLIQASMSTLLAGRTTFVIAHRLSTVRRADLILLLEDGRITERGTHVELMAARGVYYGMVMRQMEAAEHQAEEVLR
- a CDS encoding heparan-alpha-glucosaminide N-acetyltransferase domain-containing protein, whose protein sequence is MPVADDGYEAQHLSLLRRSVAVGATSAAGVTTREAGLTTYSADTAPSRASSRIGSIDVVRGLIMVLMAIDHVRVYSGVPAGGPTPGVFFTRWVTHFCAPGFAFFAGTSAFLYGRKRDPSTLARFLVERGPILVALELTYLHVAWTFGFNFSTMLAGVIWMLGWCMVILAAFVRLSPATVGGIGVGIMALQTLMRPLAQAFPAAKVVWQFLYLGGGAHVGVDVIVLYNIIPWIGVMMAGYGFGAIMVREPADRDRWCLRIGVTMTALFLVVGSFLAATHAQDGVPFLFRLLGQNKYRDSQLFLLMTLGPTIAVLPYADRARGRVSRALATFGRVPMFYYLLHIPLIHALSLVAWKLRDGTTHFGWFANAPYVETPNNQRWSLLLLYVVYAVVIALAYPLCRWYGEIKRRNPQSILKYF